A single genomic interval of Eptesicus fuscus isolate TK198812 chromosome 10, DD_ASM_mEF_20220401, whole genome shotgun sequence harbors:
- the PAQR8 gene encoding membrane progestin receptor beta, whose translation MTTAILEHLSTLSVSGQQLRRLPKILENGLPKMPCTVPETDVPQLFREPYIHTGYRPTGHRWRYYFLSLFQKHNEVVNVWTHLLAALAVLLRFWAFAEAEALPWASASTLPLLLYVLSSITYLLFSVLAHLLQSQSELSHYTFYFVDYVGVSIYQYGSALVHFFYTSDQAWYEHFWLFFLPAAAFCGWLSCAGCCYAKYRYQKPYPIMKKVCQVVPSGLAFILDISPVAHRVALCHLAGCQEQAAWYHTLQILFFLVSAYFFSCPVPEKYFPGSCDIVGHGHQLFHVFLSICTLSQLEAILLDYQGRQEIFLQRHSPLSVYVACLSFFLLTACSTTTAALLRRKVKARLMKKES comes from the coding sequence ATGACGACGGCCATCCTGGAGCACCTGAGCACCCTGTCGGTCAGTGGGCAGCAGCTGCGCCGCCTGCCCAAGATCCTGGAGAATGGGCTTCCCAAGATGCCTTGCACCGTCCCCGAGACAGATGTGCCCCAGCTGTTCCGGGAACCTTACATCCACACCGGCTACCGCCCCACGGGCCACAGGTGGCGCTACtacttcctcagcctcttccagaAACACAACGAGGTGGTCAACGTCTGGACCCACTTGTTGGCGGCCCTGGCCGTCCTCTTGCGATTCTGGGCCTTTGCCGAGGCCGAGGCCTTGCCCTGGGCCTCTGCCAgcaccctgcccctgctcctctaCGTCCTGTCCTCCATCACGTACCTCCTGTTCAGCGTGCTGGCCCACCTGCTGCAGTCCCAGTCGGAGCTCTCCCACTACACGTTCTACTTCGTGGACTACGTCGGGGTGAGCATTTACCAGTACGGCAGCGCCCTGGTCCACTTCTTCTACACCTCCGACCAGGCCTGGTACGAGCACTTCTGGCTCTTCTTCCTGCCGGCAGCTGCCTTCTGCGGCTGGTTGTCTTGCGCCGGCTGTTGTTATGCCAAGTATCGTTATCAGAAGCCTTACCCAATCATGAAGAAGGTATGTCAGGTGGTGCCCTCAGGGCTGGCCTTCATTCTGGACATCAGCCCCGTGGCCCACCGAGTAGCCCTGTGCCACCTGGCTGGCTGCCAGGAGCAGGCCGCCTGGTACCACACCCTCCAGATCCTCTTCTTCCTGGTCAGCGCCTACTTCTTCTCTTGCCCGGTTCCTGAGAAGTACTTCCCCGGTTCCTGTGACATTGTGGGCCACGGGCATCAGCTCTTCCACGTGTTTCTGTCCATTTGCACGCTTTCCCAGCTGGAGGCCATCCTCCTGGACTACCAGGGGCGGCAGGAGATCTTCCTGCAGCGCCACAGCCCCCTGTCTGTCTACGTGGCCTGTCTGTCCTTCTTCTTGTTGACCGCCTGCAGCACCACCACTGCAGCCCTCCTGAGGCGCAAAGTCAAGGCCAGACTGATGAAGAAAGAGTCctga